The Methanomethylovorans hollandica DSM 15978 genome includes a region encoding these proteins:
- a CDS encoding hemolysin family protein — MSYTFEIVIIIVLIVVNGIFAMSEFALVSAKRTRLKQMAEEGDAGAVAALELSGRLTSFLSTIQIGITLVGILAGAFGGATVAKGLAAYLGNFPAIAPYSNAMSITFVVLVITYLTLIFGELVPKQIALNKAEVIVSKVARTMLFLSTVAKPLVIVLSMSTEAVLRIMRIEKIIGSPVTEEEIKIMLEEGTEAGVFEEAELSMIEGVLQIGDLRVESLMIHRSDIIALDLNDTVSENLQKMITSGRSYFPAYERDLDNIVGMVSVKHILAKIVESGEVDIRTNITNPLFVPEAISVLKLLELFKELGVHIALITDEYGSIQGIITLHDILEAIMGDVRTIGEPLETPVVVREDGSWLIDGDTSIEKIKDILSVDFFPEEEEGYYRTIAGLIMYVLQRIPKTGDYIELKELRYEVVDMDGNRIDKVLVEKLPKPEVP; from the coding sequence ATGTCTTATACATTTGAGATCGTTATCATAATTGTTTTGATCGTAGTCAATGGCATCTTTGCTATGTCTGAATTTGCCCTTGTTTCAGCTAAAAGGACCCGCCTTAAGCAAATGGCAGAAGAAGGAGATGCAGGGGCAGTAGCTGCACTTGAACTCTCTGGCAGATTAACGTCATTCCTTTCTACTATTCAGATAGGGATAACTCTTGTGGGCATCCTTGCCGGTGCTTTCGGCGGAGCCACTGTAGCAAAAGGCCTTGCGGCCTACCTCGGGAATTTTCCAGCCATTGCCCCATACAGCAATGCAATGAGCATCACTTTTGTGGTACTGGTAATAACCTACCTCACTTTGATCTTTGGAGAGCTTGTCCCAAAACAGATCGCACTCAACAAAGCAGAAGTTATTGTCTCTAAAGTTGCAAGAACCATGCTTTTCCTTTCAACCGTTGCAAAGCCGTTGGTCATTGTTCTTAGCATGTCCACCGAAGCCGTGCTCCGGATAATGAGGATCGAGAAGATCATTGGATCACCTGTAACAGAGGAAGAGATCAAGATCATGCTTGAAGAGGGGACAGAAGCAGGAGTATTTGAGGAAGCAGAGTTGAGCATGATAGAAGGAGTGCTTCAGATAGGTGATCTCAGAGTAGAATCACTGATGATCCATCGTAGTGATATTATTGCTCTGGACTTGAATGATACTGTCAGTGAGAACCTACAGAAGATGATCACCAGTGGACGTTCCTATTTTCCTGCTTACGAAAGGGATCTGGATAATATTGTAGGCATGGTATCCGTAAAGCACATACTTGCCAAAATAGTGGAATCCGGTGAAGTTGATATAAGAACTAATATAACTAACCCTCTGTTTGTACCCGAAGCCATCTCTGTTCTGAAACTCCTTGAATTGTTCAAGGAGCTTGGAGTGCATATTGCCCTGATCACCGATGAGTACGGAAGTATCCAGGGGATCATTACCCTGCATGACATCCTCGAAGCGATTATGGGCGATGTCCGAACTATCGGAGAACCATTGGAGACACCTGTCGTAGTAAGAGAAGATGGATCGTGGCTCATCGATGGAGACACATCCATTGAAAAAATAAAGGATATATTATCTGTGGATTTCTTTCCTGAGGAGGAAGAAGGATATTACAGAACCATTGCCGGCTTGATCATGTACGTTTTGCAGAGAATACCAAAGACTGGAGACTACATAGAGTTAAAAGAGCTGCGTTACGAAGTAGTGGACATGGATGGGAACAGAATAGACAAAGTGCTGGTAGAGAAGTTACCAAAACCAGAGGTGCCATGA
- a CDS encoding MFS transporter has product MTLASENPRKDGKELFPLYTVTFIGTLGFGIILTFLVFLVTDYGGNALIYGLLGSTYPAFQLIGAPILGRWSDLYGRRRILLLSQIGTLIAWVIFLIALFLPVITFKKVESDILGAFTITLPLLALFFARALDGITGGNVSVANAYLADLTSEEERNKNYGRMSVASNLGYVCGPALAGVLGATVYGELIPVSAALLISVAGTLIIILFLPESHNCTIDEYPKTKSISKLLGQEHMECNQAENGKKITLSEVFKLEYIPFMMVLYFLIFLGFNIYYTAFPIFAVTDLEWSPAELGIYFSVLSAMMAFVQGPLLGKLTNRYAESVLIVAGGFILGLQFILIVPGNIFLLYLAAVFFALGNGIMWPCVLSILSKLAGKTYQGSVQGFAMSASSLASILGLLAGGVLYTQLKAMSFLVAAAIIYIAVFLSLRLMKIEKSREKQKFS; this is encoded by the coding sequence ATGACACTGGCTTCTGAAAATCCCCGGAAAGATGGAAAGGAGCTTTTTCCTTTGTATACTGTTACATTCATAGGGACCCTGGGATTTGGGATCATCCTAACTTTTCTTGTATTTCTGGTTACAGATTATGGGGGAAATGCACTAATCTATGGCCTGCTAGGCTCCACCTACCCCGCATTTCAACTGATAGGAGCTCCCATCTTGGGAAGGTGGTCTGATCTTTACGGAAGAAGGAGAATACTGCTTTTAAGCCAGATCGGCACCCTCATTGCATGGGTTATTTTTTTAATTGCCCTATTCCTCCCAGTGATCACTTTTAAAAAAGTGGAATCTGATATTCTCGGAGCCTTCACTATCACACTTCCTTTACTTGCACTTTTCTTTGCCAGGGCACTTGATGGTATTACAGGGGGAAACGTATCAGTTGCGAACGCATATCTTGCAGACCTGACAAGCGAAGAGGAGAGAAACAAGAACTATGGCAGGATGTCGGTGGCCTCTAACCTTGGATACGTTTGCGGACCTGCTCTTGCAGGGGTTCTGGGAGCAACTGTCTACGGAGAACTGATCCCTGTTTCTGCAGCCCTGTTGATCTCAGTTGCTGGCACTTTAATAATCATCTTGTTCCTTCCTGAATCACATAACTGCACCATTGATGAGTATCCGAAGACTAAAAGCATCAGCAAGCTACTAGGACAGGAACACATGGAATGTAATCAGGCGGAAAACGGGAAAAAAATAACATTGAGTGAAGTTTTCAAGTTAGAATATATTCCATTTATGATGGTACTTTATTTTCTCATCTTTCTGGGCTTCAATATATATTATACGGCCTTTCCCATCTTCGCTGTTACTGATCTGGAGTGGAGCCCAGCCGAACTAGGCATTTATTTTTCTGTGCTCAGTGCTATGATGGCATTCGTTCAGGGGCCACTCCTTGGAAAACTTACCAACCGCTATGCTGAGTCAGTGCTGATAGTAGCCGGGGGTTTCATCCTGGGACTGCAGTTCATCCTGATAGTTCCCGGAAATATATTCCTTTTATATCTGGCAGCTGTCTTTTTCGCACTCGGTAACGGGATAATGTGGCCCTGTGTCCTGTCCATACTCTCCAAGCTGGCAGGAAAAACCTACCAAGGCTCTGTGCAGGGATTTGCTATGAGCGCCAGTAGCCTGGCAAGCATACTCGGACTCCTTGCAGGAGGAGTGTTGTACACCCAGCTGAAAGCAATGTCATTTCTGGTTGCAGCTGCTATTATCTACATCGCTGTTTTCCTTTCTCTCAGGCTCATGAAAATTGAAAAAAGCAGAGAGAAACAAAAGTTCAGCTGA
- a CDS encoding GTP-binding protein, which yields MGSGKTTTTLKLSKRFSDVGQRIGVIVQETGDVDYEEGTLHEMGIKKKYIENVCILCSLETDIINNIQALQEEFRPDLVFIETEEAVLPVRIKADLQRMPLKNLQMAPMITIVDAKYFPLEAAMLLRYARIQVEETDIICPNKVDMADSERTSRLKNMFKDINSKASILDMNAKEGTGISELIYSLGLN from the coding sequence ATGGGAAGCGGCAAGACGACAACTACCCTTAAGCTGTCAAAGAGGTTCAGCGATGTCGGGCAAAGGATTGGTGTGATTGTACAGGAAACCGGCGATGTGGATTATGAAGAAGGTACTCTGCATGAAATGGGAATTAAGAAGAAATACATTGAAAATGTGTGTATTCTATGTTCCCTTGAAACGGACATCATCAACAACATACAGGCTTTGCAAGAAGAGTTCAGGCCTGACCTGGTGTTCATCGAGACAGAAGAAGCCGTACTGCCTGTCAGGATAAAGGCCGATCTGCAGCGAATGCCACTGAAAAACTTGCAAATGGCTCCTATGATCACCATAGTCGATGCTAAATATTTTCCATTGGAAGCTGCAATGTTGTTAAGATATGCGCGGATACAGGTCGAAGAGACCGATATTATCTGTCCGAACAAAGTGGATATGGCAGATAGCGAGCGCACTTCGCGATTAAAGAATATGTTCAAAGATATAAATTCAAAGGCTTCTATACTTGATATGAATGCAAAGGAAGGCACAGGGATCTCTGAATTGATCTATTCTCTTGGATTAAACTAA
- the cutA gene encoding divalent-cation tolerance protein CutA → MIIVVHTTTANMDEAKSIANALVEKGFAACVSMHPVTSVYKWKGNIEEEGEIELSIKTTSEMLESVKKAIIYMHSYELPALIWWPVDGDEKYTEWIVDCVKPE, encoded by the coding sequence ATGATAATTGTTGTACATACTACCACAGCGAACATGGATGAAGCTAAAAGTATCGCTAATGCTCTCGTTGAAAAAGGGTTTGCTGCATGTGTCAGCATGCATCCTGTAACTTCTGTCTATAAATGGAAAGGCAATATTGAAGAAGAGGGAGAGATCGAACTCTCCATCAAAACAACTTCTGAAATGCTGGAAAGTGTGAAAAAGGCTATAATCTATATGCATAGTTACGAACTCCCTGCACTTATATGGTGGCCGGTGGATGGAGATGAAAAATATACAGAGTGGATCGTCGATTGTGTTAAACCAGAGTAA
- a CDS encoding DNA topoisomerase IV subunit A has protein sequence MAKEISQQKKEHDELARNRLYGLTDAIYKQFLDGEVPSVSLPTRTKKNIEYNDESEVWVYGDRESERSAKTVKGAFQLLKSVHTVDFLIKNHLSQNRGSTLRELYYISENWDIAKFREQPESDRLIEDLEIITGLQREYFHMRPEEDGATMFGPIRIREDTKRGDRTIHCQEDIGESGYQIPFNVENIEFLDHDADFIIAIETGGMYARLIENGFDEKYNAILVHLKGQPARSTRRIIKRMNEELSLPVVVFTDGDPWSYRIFASVAYGAIKSAHLSEHMATPGAMFIGVQPSDIVEYELSTDKLTEKDVGALRSELSDPRFATDYWKEQINLQLEINKKAEQQAFAGKGLDFVTDRYLPDRLTDLKVI, from the coding sequence ATGGCAAAGGAAATATCACAACAGAAAAAGGAACATGATGAGCTTGCGAGAAATCGTCTTTACGGTCTGACAGATGCAATATATAAGCAGTTCCTGGATGGTGAAGTGCCATCTGTGAGCCTGCCGACCAGAACCAAGAAAAATATAGAGTACAACGATGAATCAGAGGTTTGGGTTTATGGTGACCGCGAAAGCGAACGCAGCGCAAAGACTGTAAAGGGAGCTTTCCAGTTGCTAAAATCTGTACATACTGTTGATTTTCTGATCAAGAACCATCTCTCTCAGAACCGTGGGTCCACATTAAGAGAATTATATTACATCTCTGAAAATTGGGATATTGCCAAGTTCAGGGAGCAGCCTGAAAGTGACCGGCTCATAGAAGACCTGGAGATCATTACCGGATTACAGAGGGAATATTTCCACATGCGGCCCGAAGAGGATGGGGCTACCATGTTCGGGCCCATCAGGATTCGGGAAGATACTAAAAGAGGAGACAGAACGATCCATTGTCAGGAAGATATCGGAGAAAGTGGGTATCAGATACCTTTCAATGTGGAGAACATAGAGTTCCTTGACCATGATGCGGATTTCATAATAGCCATCGAAACCGGTGGTATGTACGCCAGACTCATAGAGAATGGTTTCGATGAGAAATACAATGCGATACTTGTACATCTTAAAGGCCAGCCTGCGAGGTCCACCCGACGCATCATCAAACGCATGAACGAAGAATTGTCTCTGCCTGTGGTAGTGTTTACTGATGGTGATCCGTGGTCATACCGCATTTTCGCATCGGTAGCATATGGAGCTATTAAAAGCGCACATCTTTCCGAACACATGGCAACACCAGGAGCTATGTTCATAGGAGTTCAACCCTCAGACATTGTGGAATACGAACTATCCACCGATAAACTTACGGAAAAAGATGTAGGTGCCCTTAGAAGCGAACTCAGCGACCCGCGTTTTGCTACAGACTACTGGAAAGAACAGATCAATCTGCAGCTTGAGATCAATAAAAAGGCCGAACAGCAGGCATTTGCCGGCAAGGGCCTGGATTTCGTCACCGACAGATATCTGCCGGACAGGCTTACAGACCTCAAAGTTATTTGA
- a CDS encoding DNA topoisomerase VI subunit B: MEIPIAEELAKNQKSISVAEFFEKNRQILGFDSAPRSLITTIKEAVDNSLDACEEAEILPDILVQIERSDKDSLVIMVEDNGPGIVKAQIPNVFAKLLYGSRFHALKQSRGQQGIGISASVLYSQLTSGHPTRIISKIGQGKSAHYYELMINTSTNEPEILKEEIIDWDRHHGTRIELEMEASYVKGRRQSVTEYLRATAIVNPHARIKLIEPDKNETLFERATDKIPLAAKEILPHPHGIELGTLMKMLRYTERQKLTPFLRYSFSKIGHLTAEEICKASGLDGEMNPHEMNRDQARKLLDAFGKVKIMAPPTDCLSPIGEQLIYKGLEKEFNVDFIATTSRTPSVYSGNPFLVEVGLAYGGNLQKEDRVDIMRFANRVPLLYQQGGCVTTHAIESIKWKQYGLNQPGGGLPTGPVAILVHVASTNVPFTSESKDAIADIPEIKSEIELAVKEVGRKLNMYMNRQENLKKRREKEIIITKVLPKMAKKLAETLDKDVPDINPVVARIMGNLLVNRKIKRNSDDSARVSILLRNFSSKTVDCIVHEMVPFKIRETIPEPKTISMGNDFDYVWKMSLPTGSSKAISYIVDTLSDAEASKFPEVIVEGLDEERVTGAKAIKGLV; this comes from the coding sequence ATGGAAATTCCAATTGCAGAAGAACTTGCAAAAAATCAGAAATCGATAAGCGTAGCTGAGTTTTTTGAAAAGAACAGGCAGATCCTTGGATTCGACTCAGCTCCCCGTAGCCTTATTACCACTATAAAGGAAGCCGTGGATAACTCTTTGGACGCCTGCGAGGAAGCTGAGATCCTGCCGGATATCCTGGTACAGATAGAAAGATCGGATAAAGACAGCCTGGTGATCATGGTTGAGGACAATGGGCCTGGCATAGTTAAAGCACAAATACCAAATGTATTTGCAAAACTGCTCTATGGGTCACGTTTCCATGCTCTGAAACAAAGCAGAGGACAACAGGGTATAGGCATATCCGCATCTGTTCTATACTCTCAGCTGACCTCCGGTCATCCAACCAGGATCATTTCAAAGATTGGACAGGGAAAATCTGCACATTACTATGAACTGATGATCAACACCAGTACCAATGAACCAGAGATACTGAAAGAGGAAATAATTGACTGGGACCGCCATCACGGAACTCGTATAGAGCTGGAAATGGAAGCTTCTTATGTGAAAGGTAGACGTCAATCAGTTACCGAATATCTAAGGGCAACAGCCATAGTAAATCCTCACGCGCGCATAAAACTTATAGAACCTGACAAAAACGAGACCCTCTTCGAAAGAGCGACCGATAAGATACCGCTCGCTGCAAAGGAAATACTTCCTCATCCTCATGGAATAGAACTGGGAACACTCATGAAGATGCTCCGGTATACTGAAAGGCAAAAACTTACACCTTTTCTGCGCTATTCCTTTTCAAAGATAGGTCACCTAACGGCAGAAGAGATCTGCAAGGCTTCAGGCCTGGATGGGGAGATGAACCCTCATGAAATGAACAGGGACCAGGCAAGAAAACTCCTGGATGCCTTTGGCAAAGTGAAGATAATGGCTCCTCCCACAGACTGTCTCTCTCCCATAGGAGAGCAACTGATCTACAAAGGTCTGGAAAAAGAGTTCAATGTGGACTTCATTGCAACTACCAGCAGGACACCATCAGTGTATTCAGGAAATCCATTTTTAGTAGAGGTGGGGCTTGCCTACGGAGGGAACCTGCAGAAAGAAGACCGTGTCGATATCATGCGTTTTGCTAACAGAGTGCCTTTACTGTACCAGCAAGGCGGATGTGTGACCACACATGCTATAGAATCTATAAAATGGAAACAATACGGACTCAACCAGCCCGGTGGGGGACTGCCCACAGGTCCTGTTGCCATACTGGTCCATGTTGCATCAACAAACGTACCGTTCACCTCTGAATCAAAGGATGCTATAGCCGATATTCCTGAAATAAAATCAGAGATCGAACTGGCGGTAAAGGAAGTCGGACGTAAGCTAAACATGTACATGAACCGCCAGGAAAACCTGAAAAAACGCAGAGAGAAAGAGATAATTATCACCAAGGTGCTGCCTAAGATGGCAAAAAAGCTTGCGGAAACACTGGATAAAGATGTACCCGATATTAATCCTGTTGTCGCAAGGATCATGGGAAACTTGCTTGTGAATAGAAAGATAAAACGCAACTCCGATGACAGTGCAAGAGTTTCTATACTTTTGCGAAACTTTTCAAGTAAAACTGTGGACTGTATTGTGCATGAGATGGTTCCCTTCAAAATAAGAGAAACTATCCCGGAACCTAAGACTATATCCATGGGCAATGATTTTGATTATGTATGGAAGATGTCACTTCCCACTGGTTCTTCAAAGGCGATAAGTTATATTGTGGACACATTATCTGATGCAGAAGCTTCAAAATTCCCTGAAGTGATCGTGGAAGGTCTTGATGAAGAACGTGTAACAGGGGCAAAAGCCATTAAGGGATTGGTTTGA
- a CDS encoding Lrp/AsnC ligand binding domain-containing protein yields MVIGVTMVNVLPGKERAAYTELQKIEGIKDIYHVFGEYDFVVIMNVGDLSRLNNIVDDIRENEFVTATQTIVGAELK; encoded by the coding sequence ATGGTAATTGGAGTCACGATGGTAAATGTGCTTCCCGGTAAAGAGAGGGCAGCTTACACGGAATTACAGAAAATAGAGGGGATCAAGGACATATATCATGTTTTTGGAGAATATGACTTTGTCGTGATCATGAATGTCGGAGACCTCAGCAGATTGAACAACATTGTCGATGACATAAGAGAGAACGAATTTGTAACAGCTACACAGACCATAGTTGGCGCCGAACTCAAATGA
- a CDS encoding replication factor C large subunit, translated as MTTPKEWAEKYRPKSLADVLGNPTAIRQLRSWAEQWLDGTPEQKAVLLHGPAGVGKTSTAHALAQDMEWEVIELNASDQRTADVIERIAGSASRMSTLGGMSSKRLIVLDEADNMHGTSDRGGPKAIGNIILATGQPIVLIANDAYGIPSSVRSNLLEIKFNALQTRSMIPALKQVAQKEGLMCGVGIIEKIAENADGDMRSAINDLQAVAVGRNEINIEDIATAERDNKESIFKVMERIFKGTDAKTALETTYGLDESPEDLIHWIDENLPVQYAGKEEGKVTDSIKNGYEYISRADLFLGRVQKRQNYLMWRYASVLMTCGTVVSKSQPKRGFVKFSPPSLWRRMGQLKARKNMRNNIAIKIAGHCHESMRYSSTEIAGIYSILLEDPEYAPAVVAELGLDLDELAFMTGASKVTKKLQKVYDDAQELRKDKRQDEVPFFRMPEKPILNDDKKQTNLSNILTNKIEPPEENKQNTELVKKKENIDNIIKKTQKTLFDF; from the coding sequence ATGACCACACCAAAAGAATGGGCTGAGAAATACAGGCCAAAGAGCCTTGCTGACGTGCTGGGAAATCCGACTGCTATCAGACAACTGAGATCATGGGCTGAGCAGTGGCTGGACGGAACACCTGAACAAAAGGCAGTGTTACTCCACGGCCCGGCAGGTGTTGGTAAGACATCGACTGCCCATGCTCTGGCACAGGATATGGAATGGGAAGTAATAGAACTCAATGCCAGTGATCAGCGCACAGCTGATGTGATAGAAAGGATCGCAGGTTCAGCTTCCAGAATGAGTACACTGGGAGGTATGTCTTCCAAAAGACTTATAGTGCTGGATGAAGCCGATAACATGCACGGAACAAGCGACCGTGGTGGTCCAAAGGCCATAGGAAACATAATCCTTGCCACAGGTCAGCCTATAGTGCTGATAGCTAACGATGCCTATGGCATTCCCTCTTCCGTCAGATCAAATCTTCTGGAGATCAAATTCAATGCACTTCAGACACGTTCGATGATACCGGCCCTCAAACAGGTAGCTCAGAAAGAAGGGCTGATGTGTGGTGTAGGCATCATAGAGAAGATAGCAGAAAATGCAGATGGAGATATGCGCAGTGCCATCAATGACCTACAGGCAGTTGCCGTGGGCAGGAATGAGATAAACATAGAAGACATTGCCACTGCGGAAAGGGATAACAAAGAATCCATATTCAAGGTAATGGAAAGAATATTTAAGGGAACCGATGCGAAAACAGCACTCGAGACAACATACGGTCTTGATGAAAGCCCTGAAGACCTTATCCACTGGATAGATGAGAACCTGCCTGTCCAATATGCTGGCAAGGAAGAAGGAAAGGTCACAGACTCTATAAAGAACGGATATGAGTATATCTCGCGTGCGGATCTGTTCCTTGGAAGGGTGCAAAAAAGACAGAATTACCTGATGTGGCGTTATGCAAGCGTACTTATGACCTGTGGAACGGTCGTATCAAAATCTCAACCTAAACGTGGTTTTGTGAAGTTCAGTCCACCTTCATTGTGGCGCCGCATGGGACAGCTGAAGGCCAGAAAAAACATGCGCAACAATATTGCAATAAAGATAGCTGGTCACTGTCATGAATCAATGCGTTACTCAAGTACTGAAATCGCTGGTATATACAGTATATTGCTTGAAGACCCTGAGTATGCTCCGGCAGTTGTAGCTGAACTGGGACTGGATCTGGATGAACTGGCCTTCATGACAGGTGCATCGAAAGTTACTAAAAAGCTGCAAAAAGTATACGATGATGCTCAGGAACTAAGGAAGGATAAGAGACAAGATGAAGTGCCTTTTTTCAGGATGCCGGAAAAACCAATTTTGAACGATGATAAGAAACAAACAAATCTGTCTAATATATTAACAAATAAAATAGAGCCTCCTGAAGAAAATAAACAGAATACTGAACTTGTTAAGAAAAAAGAAAATATAGATAATATTATCAAAAAAACTCAGAAGACATTGTTTGATTTTTAA
- the mtxX gene encoding methanogenesis marker protein Mmp4/MtxX, whose translation MSFLNTPDLVDIIRKKAIQNRAKVAIGIRDPTKKIISSAEEANDKGFAQVILVGDQQEILSLGTSLEVVGTAEPEKVMVDLLASGHVDAAVRGTARASETLSYLKKTLGMEKLHRVALLTTADGTPFFIAPVGIDEGEDLADKMEFARLGSEHIRRFGIEPVLGVLSGGRMGDLGRNARVDQTLADGEFIVNRLNEMGIKAKHYTILIEDAIKEANFILAPDGISGNLIFRTLVFLGCGDGMGAPVLMDEYVFVDTSRVGGHYAKAIMVAGALSNMKKVRG comes from the coding sequence ATGTCGTTCCTGAACACGCCTGACCTTGTGGATATTATTCGGAAAAAAGCTATTCAGAACCGTGCAAAAGTAGCCATAGGCATCAGAGATCCTACCAAGAAGATCATCTCAAGTGCAGAGGAAGCAAATGATAAGGGGTTTGCACAAGTTATATTGGTTGGTGATCAGCAGGAGATTTTGTCTTTAGGTACTTCTCTTGAGGTAGTGGGAACCGCTGAACCGGAAAAAGTGATGGTGGACCTTTTGGCATCCGGTCATGTGGATGCTGCTGTAAGGGGTACAGCCCGGGCTTCTGAAACACTCTCCTATCTTAAAAAGACCCTCGGGATGGAAAAACTCCATCGTGTGGCTTTGCTTACAACAGCAGATGGTACTCCTTTTTTTATTGCTCCGGTAGGTATAGATGAAGGTGAGGACCTTGCTGACAAGATGGAGTTCGCAAGGTTGGGGTCAGAGCACATCCGGCGGTTTGGCATAGAACCTGTACTAGGAGTTCTTTCAGGAGGCAGAATGGGCGATCTTGGACGTAACGCAAGGGTCGACCAAACTCTTGCAGACGGGGAATTCATAGTCAACCGCCTGAATGAAATGGGTATTAAAGCAAAGCATTATACTATACTTATCGAAGACGCCATCAAAGAGGCTAATTTCATACTTGCTCCGGATGGTATCTCGGGCAATCTTATATTCCGCACACTTGTCTTTCTTGGATGTGGCGATGGCATGGGAGCCCCGGTACTGATGGATGAGTACGTTTTTGTTGATACTTCGAGGGTAGGTGGGCATTACGCCAAAGCCATCATGGTCGCTGGTGCGCTTTCCAATATGAAAAAAGTCAGAGGATGA
- a CDS encoding thymidylate synthase, translating to MKAVLIKADTISSAWSKLIYEIYNNGEDHKPDYSTGTRRLHATVVINDVNTDQVNSFVPFGENLIKKYKEELTEEYADWYVSLPDDDRRKFDYCYAKQLFRYGETAYNTLSENVKNLRVGSRRHVGVLWENEVHIPKFEDQPCWIAYKLELLNETDVRLYILYRSWDAFGGFPANLPAIVEGFKKVFRENDMPYRIESLMATGWDTHIYEADLQAVEHIFKTAELCPRCGNIAAKHAFISTTKGRVCLRCKSQM from the coding sequence ATGAAAGCAGTGTTAATAAAAGCCGATACAATCTCTTCCGCATGGTCGAAGCTGATCTATGAGATCTACAATAATGGGGAAGATCACAAACCGGATTACAGTACGGGAACTCGCAGACTGCATGCTACAGTTGTCATTAATGATGTTAATACTGATCAAGTAAACTCCTTTGTTCCCTTTGGGGAAAATCTCATTAAGAAATATAAGGAGGAGCTTACCGAGGAATATGCCGATTGGTATGTATCACTTCCCGACGACGATCGCAGGAAGTTCGATTACTGCTATGCAAAACAACTTTTCCGTTATGGTGAAACAGCTTATAATACTCTTTCAGAGAATGTGAAGAACCTCCGGGTCGGCTCAAGAAGACATGTTGGTGTACTGTGGGAAAACGAAGTTCACATCCCCAAGTTCGAGGACCAGCCCTGCTGGATAGCTTACAAGCTGGAATTGCTGAATGAAACTGATGTCAGGTTATATATCCTGTATCGTTCATGGGATGCTTTCGGTGGTTTCCCTGCTAATCTGCCAGCTATTGTGGAAGGTTTCAAGAAAGTTTTCAGGGAAAATGACATGCCTTACAGGATAGAGTCATTGATGGCCACTGGCTGGGACACTCATATCTATGAGGCTGATCTGCAGGCCGTGGAACATATATTCAAAACAGCGGAGCTTTGTCCCAGGTGTGGTAACATAGCTGCAAAACATGCTTTCATATCCACGACAAAAGGCAGGGTATGTTTGCGGTGCAAATCGCAGATGTGA